From the genome of Danio rerio strain Tuebingen ecotype United States chromosome 2, GRCz12tu, whole genome shotgun sequence, one region includes:
- the nlrb5 gene encoding NACHT, LRR and PYD domains-containing protein 1 homolog isoform X3, with product MTYSLEPMVGNKDSGVTVMHLEGPLNTVNEYMQSIKDKYEHDWSFQSGDHALLSDLYTDPLIVEKIQNISFENISVDKLFQSNVLMTVVLHGDSGSGKSFIAQKMLLDWASKAASSIDFSVVFYLRCEELMFIEQMNLSKLLSSNCSLTPVQISKMLQHFPEKLLFIVDGFDHLRLTQDIYDMSELIDPLQKTLPEVIVCALLRRFLVPESTLLVTTRTKNTVNKLLNGQQCVTEILGFSEKMVKMYFQTFFSKEYESLKANETVFTACSSPVIRWIISEMLRVGANIKFGLETTTSIYIDFVCTLLEHHSQGLSRSVPTLLRSLGQLAERGMLETRVLFDEKSVNEMVSGTEKLFLRKRTVCQETMFGFMHRSFQEFFTALYFVLLDEEESQRKVKELLYTVERGWTLSCWPDPDFSMADVEVRQSEFLQPVILFLCGLCWKDLIPSFFEKHNMAVSVNIETHLKEWINKCSQRYQNEHLLFILHCLFELHQKSFTAKVLQRMILMDLSNMSLKTTDCWVLKHCLESSEHISNLKLQVTSDNLKMLHPALYKCKELWLLIDHISDCVVDLISAPGKQKILKKLNIKKLENGGSFFHLEITVSVRERDITLSFSRSMFTSSITELTLTSPHSVVSIIKWMESQNKQSSSYM from the exons ATGACATATAGCCTTGAGCCCATGGTGGGTAATAAAGAT TCTGGGGTCACTGTAATGCACCTGGAAG GACCTCTAAATACTGTAAATGAGTATATGCAGTCAATCAAGGATAAGTATGAGCATGATTGGAGCTTCCAGTCTGGTGACCATGCATTATTGTCAGACCTCTATACTGACCCACTGATCGTTGAGAAAATCCAAAATATCAGCTTTGAGAACATAAGCGTGGATAAGTTGTTTCAGTCAAATGTTCTGATGACTGTCGTTCTCCACGGTGACTCTGGCAGTGGCAAATCCTTCATAGCACAGAAGATGCTGTTGGACTGGGCTTCTAAAGCAGCATCTTCTATAGATTTTAGTGTGGTCTTCTACCTGAGGTGTGAAGAGCTGATGTTCATTGAACAAATGAACTTAAGTAAACTCTTGAGCAGCAATTGTAGTTTAACACCAGTTCAGATCTCGAAGATGCTACAGCATTTCCCAGAGAAGCTGCTTTTCATCGTTGATGGATTTGATCATCTGAGACTCACACAGGATATTTATGACATGTCAGAACTTATTGATCCACTTCAGAAAACCCTGCCGGAGGTCATTGTTTGTGCCCTGCTGAGGAGATTCCTGGTTCCGGAGTCCACACTGCTGGTCACCACCAGAACTAAAAACACTGTGAACAAGCTGCTAAATGGACAACAGTGTGTCACGGAGATTCTGGGCTTTTCTGAGAAGATGGTGAAGATGTATTTCCAGACATTTTTCAGTAAGGAGTATGAAAGTCTGAAAGCAAATGAAACTGTCTTCACTGCCTGCTCCAGTCCTGTTATCCGCTGGATCATCAGTGAGATGTTGAGGGTTGGTGCAAATATAAAATTTGGACTGGAAACCACCACCTCCATATACATTGACTTTGTGTGCACTTTACTGGAGCATCACAGCCAGGGTTTGAGTCGGTCTGTGCCGACCCTGCTGAGGAGTCTGGGTCAGCTGGCAGAGAGAGGGATGCTGGAAACACGAGTGCTTTTTGATGAGAAAAGTGTGAATGAAATGGTTTCAGGCACTGAAAAATTATTCCTCAGGAAGAGAACAGTCTGCCAGGAGACGATGTTCGGTTTCATGCATCGCAGCTTTCAGGAGTTCTTCACCGCTCTTTATTTTGTGCTTCTTGATGAAGAAGAGTCTCAGAGGAAAGTGAAAGAGCTTCTTTACACTGTGGAGAGAGGATGGACATTGTCCTGCTGGCCTGATCCAGACTTCTCAATGGCAGATGTTGAAGTTAGACAGTCAGAGTTTCTGCAGCCTGTGATTCTGTTCCTTTGTGGTCTCTGTTGGAAAGACCTGATCCCATCATTTTTTGAGAAGCACAACATGGCCGTCTCTGTCAACATAGAAACCCATCTTAAAGAGTGGATCAATAAGTGCTCACAGAGATATCAAAATGAGCACCTGCTGTTCATTCTCCATTGTCTCTTTGAGCTCCATCAGAAGAGCTTCACTGCGAAAGTTCTGCAAAGGATGATTTTGATGGATCTGTCCAATATGTCACTGAAAACAACAGACTGTTGGGTGTTGAAGCACTGTTTAGAGAGCAGTGAACACATCAGTAACCTGAAGCTCCAGGTAACATCTGATAATCTGAAGATGCTCCATCCTGCTCTGTACAAATGTAAAGAGCTGTG GTTATTGATTGATCACATTTCAGACTGTGTTGTGGATTTGATCTCAGCTCCTGGTAAACAGAAGATTCTGAAAAAACTCAA TATAAAGAAGCTTGAAAATGGCGGAAGTTTTTTTCACCTAGAGATCACTGTATCAGTCAGAGAAAGAGACATCAC GCTGTCTTTTAGCAGGTCAATGTTCACATCATCAATCACAGAATTAACTCTGACATCTCCTCACTCAGTTGTTTCCATCATCAAATGGATGGAATCACAGAACAAGCAAAGTAGTAGCTATATGTGA